Proteins from a single region of Candidatus Dormiibacterota bacterium:
- a CDS encoding bifunctional YncE family protein/alkaline phosphatase family protein: protein MNIRVLAAAALAAVLLGAVHRTAPLTVYSAPAGQRPAGASPGHPTDAVLPNGRIAAPVGATVFVGTNPLGVALSPDGRYAVVSNDDQRADQTSPDSASPIVAGFSLAVVDTKTMRVTAVYQRAGDDFYVGVAVLRDPKAPARTIVLASDGTNNRVRVFDLSGGRLTAEPAAIALPAGSYPGSIHVSPDGRTAYVADTLGDSVTAIDVADRRVIRSVEVGYSPFDVVATNARAYVTNGGLQRYHPLARPAEAPQFQNVTGDPDRQSSLSILSLAGNGDFGAADGNGTIRLDPVPDGTTVVGGAHPGSIALRKDGRFAYAALSNDDRVVILGLTGTPHVLDGLDLRLFPNAPYGTEPSAVALSPDAKRLYVALAGLDSIAVLDAHNPVVLHRLGLIPTGWYPTALALSNDGHFLYVVNTKGVDGWGTFERIDLRHLNLMKTTLTALRYQRTVSVAKPNAIVPPLRSQEKSHAIDRVVTISIGGTTFDAMFGDLKNADGTPHGNVDPALSVYPQSVTPNLHALALNYALADNFYADDSNRDANRQFALGGTATLYTERTLRVNDGRKPLDAHGQDPDNYPRSGYTFNALARAGITFRDYGEAVQLSGYDDGRSSEHARNAPGPGGLGGLYTLDVPALAALDGNVDLNYPGYNPAISDVQRAKEFVADMGRLVQADTQPTFTYVWLPAVPGRAGASDADRALGTIVDFLSHTPHWSSTAIFIVPDGTGRATDHVNGQRSFALVVSPLSKPGYVGRAHLSVVSVLKTEEELLGLPPLALNDFLATDMADFFGDVPYPAPYQALP, encoded by the coding sequence GTGAATATCCGTGTCCTCGCGGCGGCAGCACTGGCCGCCGTTTTGCTGGGTGCCGTGCATCGCACCGCACCGCTCACCGTCTACTCCGCCCCGGCCGGCCAACGCCCCGCCGGAGCATCGCCGGGCCATCCGACCGATGCCGTGCTTCCCAACGGTCGCATCGCGGCTCCCGTCGGAGCGACGGTGTTCGTCGGGACCAACCCGCTGGGCGTGGCGCTCTCGCCCGATGGCCGTTACGCCGTTGTCTCCAACGACGATCAGCGCGCCGATCAGACGAGCCCCGACTCCGCCTCGCCGATCGTCGCCGGGTTCTCGCTCGCCGTCGTGGATACGAAGACGATGCGCGTGACCGCCGTCTATCAACGCGCGGGCGACGATTTCTACGTCGGCGTGGCAGTATTGCGCGATCCGAAGGCGCCGGCTAGAACCATCGTTCTCGCGTCGGACGGAACGAACAACCGCGTCCGCGTCTTCGATCTCTCCGGCGGGCGGCTCACCGCCGAACCCGCTGCGATTGCTTTACCGGCGGGGAGTTATCCCGGCTCGATTCACGTCTCTCCGGACGGTCGCACCGCATACGTTGCGGATACGCTCGGCGATAGCGTTACCGCTATCGACGTCGCCGATCGCCGCGTCATTCGCAGCGTTGAAGTCGGCTACTCGCCATTCGACGTGGTAGCGACGAACGCACGCGCGTACGTTACGAATGGCGGCTTGCAGCGATACCATCCGCTCGCGCGCCCGGCGGAGGCGCCGCAATTTCAGAACGTCACCGGCGACCCGGATCGCCAATCGTCGCTCTCGATTCTCTCGCTCGCCGGCAACGGCGATTTCGGCGCCGCGGACGGCAACGGAACGATTCGGCTCGACCCCGTTCCGGACGGAACCACGGTCGTCGGCGGTGCGCACCCGGGAAGCATTGCGCTGCGTAAAGACGGCCGCTTCGCGTACGCGGCGCTCTCCAACGACGATCGGGTCGTGATCCTCGGCCTGACGGGCACGCCGCACGTGCTGGACGGCTTAGACCTGCGTCTCTTTCCCAACGCGCCGTACGGCACGGAGCCGAGCGCGGTCGCGCTTTCGCCGGATGCGAAGCGCCTTTACGTCGCGCTCGCCGGGCTCGACTCGATCGCCGTGCTCGACGCGCACAATCCGGTCGTGCTGCACCGCCTCGGGCTGATCCCCACCGGCTGGTATCCGACCGCGCTCGCGCTCTCGAACGACGGGCACTTTCTCTACGTCGTCAACACGAAAGGCGTCGATGGCTGGGGGACGTTCGAGCGCATCGATCTGCGTCATCTCAATCTCATGAAGACGACGCTTACCGCCCTGCGGTACCAACGTACCGTTTCGGTCGCCAAGCCCAATGCGATCGTTCCGCCGCTGCGCTCGCAGGAGAAGAGTCATGCGATCGATCGCGTGGTGACTATTTCGATCGGCGGCACGACGTTCGATGCGATGTTCGGCGATTTGAAAAACGCCGACGGCACGCCTCACGGAAACGTCGATCCGGCGCTGAGCGTCTACCCGCAGAGCGTCACGCCGAACTTGCATGCGTTGGCGCTGAACTATGCGCTAGCCGACAATTTCTATGCCGACGACTCCAATCGCGACGCCAATCGGCAATTCGCCTTGGGCGGGACCGCGACGCTCTACACCGAGCGCACGCTGCGCGTCAACGACGGACGCAAGCCGCTCGACGCTCACGGGCAAGACCCCGACAACTACCCGCGCAGCGGATACACGTTTAACGCGCTCGCGCGCGCCGGTATCACCTTTCGCGATTACGGCGAAGCCGTGCAACTCTCGGGTTATGACGATGGGCGTTCGTCCGAGCACGCACGCAACGCTCCCGGCCCGGGCGGCTTGGGAGGCCTGTACACCCTCGACGTTCCCGCGTTAGCAGCGCTCGACGGCAATGTCGATCTCAACTATCCCGGCTACAACCCCGCGATCTCCGACGTGCAACGCGCAAAGGAGTTCGTCGCCGACATGGGCCGCCTGGTGCAGGCCGATACGCAGCCGACGTTCACCTACGTCTGGCTCCCGGCCGTTCCCGGCCGAGCCGGGGCGTCGGACGCGGATCGCGCGCTGGGCACGATCGTCGACTTCCTCTCGCATACGCCGCACTGGTCGTCCACGGCGATCTTCATCGTGCCGGACGGAACCGGCCGGGCCACCGACCACGTCAACGGCCAGCGCAGCTTCGCGCTGGTGGTGTCGCCGCTCTCGAAGCCGGGTTACGTGGGGCGTGCCCACCTTTCGGTCGTGAGTGTCCTAAAGACCGAAGAAGAGCTGCTGGGCTTGCCGCCCCTGGCGTTGAATGACTTCCTAGCCACGGACATGGCCGATTTTTTTGGTGATGTCCCATATCCGGCGCCCTACCAGGCGCTGCCGTAG
- a CDS encoding PLP-dependent aminotransferase family protein produces MALATDSTKNSLDLRLVPADPRPLYVQLADQLVGAIEAERLAPGERLPAMRDLALTLQCALVTVSQAYELLAARGRVVSRVGKGTFVAPPPDPQMPFARRWEPDIGRFARAQRLEGVMEQLTRANAPGAISLATGHPAPESFPLHDFGRAFQRTLLDDPPEAMQYRSSTGDPDLCGVLASLLRSRGCDADARDIIVCSGAQQAADLVANVLLDERSVLASESPAYSGTLGVFDARGVTYVEVRSDEDGVRIDDVERVFAEYRPRMLYVSPIAQNPTGAILSQRRAKQIVALARRYDVILLEDQTGWQLTYDASPPHPLAAFDTDGRVIVMESLSKSIFPALRIGYLYAKGAIAEALEVAKVRADVFTSTLTQRALWRFMNSPAYARHLRASRTLYRNRRDAFVDTLSRELSWSNVRPPHAGVNVWLPLPARISTQAAFDACAREGVLVMPAEPFYPTRSGPPALRLSFGHLTQEIAGEGLGRLGRALRKLEND; encoded by the coding sequence GTGGCATTGGCTACCGACTCGACAAAAAATAGTCTCGATCTTCGGCTCGTTCCCGCGGATCCGCGGCCTCTCTACGTCCAACTCGCCGATCAACTCGTCGGCGCGATCGAAGCGGAGCGACTCGCTCCGGGCGAGCGTCTGCCCGCCATGCGCGATCTCGCGCTAACCCTGCAATGCGCGCTCGTAACCGTATCGCAGGCTTACGAATTGCTGGCGGCGCGCGGCCGCGTCGTTTCGCGCGTTGGCAAAGGCACGTTCGTCGCGCCGCCGCCCGACCCGCAGATGCCGTTCGCGCGGCGTTGGGAGCCCGACATCGGGCGCTTCGCGCGGGCGCAGCGGCTAGAGGGCGTGATGGAGCAACTCACGCGCGCGAACGCTCCCGGAGCGATCTCGCTCGCGACCGGCCACCCGGCTCCGGAATCGTTTCCGCTCCACGATTTTGGGCGGGCATTTCAACGCACGCTCCTCGACGATCCGCCCGAGGCGATGCAATATCGCTCGTCGACGGGCGACCCCGACTTGTGCGGGGTGTTGGCGAGTTTGCTACGCTCGCGCGGATGCGACGCCGACGCGCGGGACATCATCGTGTGTTCGGGGGCGCAACAGGCTGCCGATCTCGTGGCGAACGTATTGCTCGACGAACGCAGCGTGCTGGCCAGCGAGAGCCCCGCTTACTCGGGTACGCTGGGCGTCTTCGACGCGCGCGGCGTCACGTACGTGGAGGTGCGCAGCGACGAAGACGGAGTACGCATCGACGACGTGGAGCGCGTTTTTGCGGAGTATCGCCCGCGCATGCTCTACGTCAGCCCGATCGCCCAGAATCCCACCGGAGCGATCCTCTCGCAGCGGCGCGCGAAACAGATCGTCGCGCTGGCGCGGCGTTACGACGTGATTTTGCTTGAAGACCAGACGGGGTGGCAACTGACCTACGATGCAAGCCCGCCGCATCCGCTCGCAGCCTTCGATACCGATGGGCGCGTCATCGTGATGGAGTCGCTCTCGAAATCGATCTTTCCGGCCCTGCGAATCGGTTATCTCTACGCCAAGGGTGCCATCGCCGAAGCGTTGGAAGTCGCCAAGGTGCGCGCCGATGTGTTTACCTCGACGCTCACGCAACGCGCTCTCTGGCGATTTATGAACTCGCCCGCCTACGCGCGCCATCTGCGCGCGTCGCGGACGCTCTATCGCAATCGCCGCGACGCGTTCGTCGATACGCTCTCGCGAGAACTGTCGTGGTCGAACGTGCGGCCGCCGCATGCCGGCGTTAACGTGTGGTTGCCGCTGCCTGCGCGCATCTCAACCCAGGCGGCCTTCGATGCGTGCGCGCGCGAAGGCGTGCTCGTGATGCCGGCGGAGCCGTTTTACCCCACCCGGAGCGGCCCGCCGGCCCTGCGGCTTTCGTTCGGTCATCTAACGCAGGAGATCGCCGGGGAGGGGCTGGGTCGCTTGGGCCGTGCCCTACGCAAGCTCGAGAACGACTAA
- a CDS encoding response regulator transcription factor: protein MALARILVIEDDEDVARLEQTVLERAGYEVRVTASGAEGLELADSMKPDVVILDVGLPDISGLDVCTSLSNSNNAFILMVSGHSREQDILLGLGLGADDYITKPFSGNEVVARIASFLRRREKFSVKKEKPNTLQLGGALLDRDFHTVLNNDTTTSLTALEFRLLWFLAEAEGRLLTRAQILEQVWNDTSGVPTRVVDVHVAALRKKLGEIDAPLEIASVRGIGYRLDKK, encoded by the coding sequence GTGGCACTAGCCCGGATTTTGGTCATCGAGGACGATGAGGACGTTGCTCGTTTGGAGCAGACGGTGCTCGAACGCGCCGGTTACGAAGTGCGCGTCACCGCCAGCGGTGCCGAGGGCTTGGAACTGGCGGATTCGATGAAGCCGGATGTGGTCATCTTGGATGTCGGCCTGCCCGACATCTCGGGCTTAGACGTCTGCACGTCGCTCTCGAATTCGAACAACGCGTTTATCTTGATGGTCAGCGGCCACTCCCGAGAACAGGACATTTTGCTGGGCTTGGGCCTGGGAGCGGACGATTACATCACCAAGCCGTTCTCCGGCAACGAAGTGGTCGCGCGCATCGCTTCATTTCTGCGCCGTCGCGAAAAATTCTCGGTCAAAAAAGAGAAACCGAACACGCTGCAACTCGGCGGCGCGTTGCTCGATCGCGATTTTCACACGGTTCTGAATAACGATACGACCACGTCGCTGACCGCGCTCGAGTTTCGATTGCTGTGGTTCTTGGCTGAAGCCGAGGGGCGTTTGCTGACGCGCGCGCAGATCCTGGAACAAGTCTGGAACGATACGTCGGGCGTCCCGACGCGCGTCGTCGACGTTCACGTTGCGGCTCTGCGTAAGAAGCTTGGCGAGATCGATGCACCGCTCGAAATCGCGAGCGTGCGTGGCATTGGCTACCGACTCGACAAAAAATAG
- a CDS encoding NAD-dependent malic enzyme: protein MMPQVSISFTLIMRVEMPNENGSFGLLANAIGDAGGLISAVDMRSVTRTRVVRDVTVSVSSDGIAAQVRRAVEGLEGFRIISISDSTFLAHLGGKIRIEPKIPVKTRQDLSIVYTPGVARVSMAIAADPAKAFALTIKRNTVAVVSDGTAVLGLGNIGPLGALPVMEGKAMLFKQFAGIDAFPICLDTTDVDEIVETVVRIAPVFGGINLEDISAPRCFEVEQKLIERLDIPVMHDDQHGTAVVILAALINAARVVGKELRDLQVVVSGSGAAGTATIKMLLEAGVRDVIPVDRAGALNRDDRYDNSHWRWLAEHCNRENRHGSLADVLPGADVFIGVSAPGILQPEHIATMARDPIVFAMANPTPEIMPDAAAPVAAVVATGRSDFPNQVNNLLSFPGIFRGALDVRASRITERMKLAAAYAIASMVTDEERSAEYIIPSVFDPRVVDIVAKAVADTAIDEGVARRSMVMNEEDVEANV from the coding sequence ATGATGCCGCAAGTTTCGATCAGTTTTACGCTCATCATGCGCGTCGAGATGCCGAACGAGAACGGTTCGTTCGGATTGCTCGCCAACGCGATCGGCGATGCCGGCGGTTTGATATCCGCGGTCGATATGCGATCGGTCACGCGTACGCGAGTCGTCCGTGACGTGACGGTCAGCGTGAGCTCCGACGGAATCGCGGCGCAGGTGCGGCGCGCGGTTGAAGGACTCGAGGGTTTTCGTATCATCTCGATCTCCGATTCGACCTTTCTCGCCCATCTTGGCGGCAAGATACGCATAGAGCCGAAGATTCCGGTCAAGACGCGCCAGGATCTTTCGATCGTCTATACCCCGGGCGTGGCGCGCGTTTCAATGGCCATTGCGGCCGATCCGGCCAAGGCGTTCGCATTAACGATCAAGCGGAATACCGTCGCCGTCGTCTCCGACGGCACGGCCGTACTCGGCTTGGGGAACATCGGCCCGCTGGGTGCGCTACCGGTGATGGAAGGCAAGGCAATGCTGTTCAAGCAGTTTGCCGGTATCGATGCATTCCCGATTTGCTTGGATACGACCGACGTTGATGAGATCGTCGAGACCGTGGTGCGCATAGCGCCGGTCTTCGGCGGCATCAATCTGGAAGATATCTCCGCACCGCGTTGCTTTGAAGTCGAGCAGAAGCTCATCGAGCGGCTCGACATCCCGGTGATGCACGACGATCAGCACGGCACCGCGGTAGTCATTCTCGCGGCCCTCATCAACGCCGCTCGCGTCGTCGGCAAGGAATTACGCGATCTCCAAGTGGTCGTCTCGGGTAGCGGGGCCGCGGGCACCGCAACGATTAAAATGCTCCTCGAGGCCGGCGTTCGCGACGTGATCCCGGTCGATCGAGCGGGGGCCCTTAATCGCGACGACCGGTACGACAACTCGCACTGGCGCTGGCTCGCCGAACATTGTAATCGGGAAAACCGCCACGGCAGCCTAGCCGACGTACTCCCCGGAGCCGATGTGTTCATCGGGGTTTCGGCCCCCGGCATTCTGCAGCCCGAGCATATCGCGACCATGGCTCGCGACCCGATCGTCTTCGCGATGGCCAACCCCACCCCCGAAATCATGCCCGATGCGGCGGCTCCGGTTGCCGCCGTCGTTGCGACGGGACGCTCGGATTTCCCCAATCAGGTCAACAATTTGCTCTCCTTCCCGGGGATCTTTCGCGGGGCGCTCGACGTGCGGGCCAGCCGGATTACCGAGCGGATGAAGCTCGCGGCGGCCTATGCGATCGCCTCGATGGTGACCGATGAGGAGCGCAGCGCCGAGTACATCATCCCCAGCGTTTTCGACCCGCGGGTCGTGGATATCGTGGCCAAAGCCGTCGCCGATACCGCGATCGATGAAGGCGTAGCCCGACGGTCGATGGTAATGAACGAAGAAGACGTTGAGGCGAACGTCTAG